A single window of Luteipulveratus halotolerans DNA harbors:
- a CDS encoding polyprenyl synthetase family protein: MTAAALKALPGASGELTSRLDEGLKAVDVRLREVIDHDDPFIARASAHLADGGKRFRPMLTLLAAELGTGRNDQVVDAATGVELTHMASLYHDDVMDEAQVRHGIPSANTVYDNSTAILVGDLLFGKASEIVAGLGAEAVLIQAQTFVRLCAGQIQDDQQAPAGADPMQHYLQVLADKTGVLIATAARYGAMFGGCPDSTIEVMREYGELVGMVFQLSDDILDITSEEEESGKTPGTDLREGVLTLPVLYARGSQDPADARLRELLSADLTDDALHSEALGLLRAHQAVAQAREHTQGLAQRAADLIDTLGEGPAQDALKQLPLAVALRTA; encoded by the coding sequence GTGACCGCTGCTGCGCTGAAGGCGCTGCCCGGTGCATCGGGCGAGCTCACCTCCCGCCTCGACGAGGGGCTGAAGGCCGTCGACGTGCGGCTGCGTGAGGTCATCGACCACGACGACCCGTTCATCGCTCGTGCGTCGGCGCACCTCGCCGACGGCGGCAAGCGATTCCGGCCGATGCTCACGCTGCTCGCGGCCGAGCTCGGCACGGGGCGCAACGACCAGGTCGTCGATGCAGCGACCGGCGTCGAGCTCACCCACATGGCCTCGCTCTACCACGACGACGTCATGGACGAGGCGCAGGTGCGCCACGGCATCCCGAGCGCCAACACCGTCTACGACAACTCCACCGCGATCCTCGTGGGCGACCTGTTGTTCGGCAAGGCGTCGGAGATCGTCGCCGGCCTCGGAGCCGAGGCGGTGCTGATCCAGGCGCAGACCTTCGTACGCCTGTGTGCCGGTCAGATCCAGGACGACCAGCAGGCGCCCGCCGGCGCCGACCCGATGCAGCACTACCTGCAGGTGCTGGCCGACAAGACCGGTGTGCTGATCGCGACGGCTGCGCGCTACGGCGCGATGTTCGGCGGCTGCCCCGACTCGACGATCGAGGTCATGCGTGAGTACGGCGAGCTGGTCGGCATGGTCTTCCAGCTGTCGGACGACATCCTCGACATCACCTCCGAGGAGGAGGAGTCGGGCAAGACGCCGGGCACCGACCTGCGCGAGGGCGTCCTCACCCTGCCGGTGCTCTACGCCCGTGGCTCGCAGGACCCCGCCGATGCGCGCCTGCGCGAGCTGCTCTCGGCAGACCTCACCGATGACGCACTGCACTCCGAGGCGCTCGGTCTGCTGCGGGCGCACCAAGCCGTGGCGCAGGCCCGCGAGCACACGCAGGGCCTCGCCCAGCGTGCCGCCGACCTGATCGACACGCTGGGTGAGGGGCCGGCCCAGGACGCGTTGAAGCAGCTGCCGCTCGCGGTCGCCCTGCGCACGGCCTGA
- a CDS encoding glycosyltransferase, with amino-acid sequence MPSLDTTPAPAALEIAATTAVVDVLVPVHNEEHVLAASIERLHGYLTEHLVYPFRITVADNASTDATLEVAHGLRQRLPGVEIATLTEKGRGRALRQVWLASDAPVLAYMDVDLSTDLAAFMPLVAPLLSGHSDVAIGSRITHGANVIRGTKRGVISRCYNHVLRVGLGHGSPTHSAGSRRSGATSRTSCCRSSRTTPGSSTPSCSCSPSAAVCASTRCRSTGTTTPTAAWTSSAPRPTTCGACCGCGAPSFRSGALPVASIKEQLGRGTVVLDGPHGPVVQVARTGSPLGGQVMRFAAVGVASTVVHLGLFAAFVAGGTGRQVANLVALLMATVLNTTANRAWTFGVRGRSRLLVQHGQALAVFALTWGTTAAALAVLGATSDGASAAAATVVVAGANVVATVARFVAMRRWIFRAPARIAA; translated from the coding sequence ATGCCGTCCCTCGACACGACGCCCGCACCTGCGGCGCTCGAGATCGCTGCAACGACCGCGGTGGTCGACGTCCTCGTCCCGGTCCACAACGAGGAGCACGTGCTTGCCGCGTCCATCGAGCGGTTGCACGGTTACCTCACCGAGCATCTGGTCTACCCGTTCCGGATCACGGTCGCCGACAACGCCAGCACTGACGCGACGCTCGAGGTGGCGCACGGCCTGCGGCAGCGGCTGCCGGGTGTCGAGATCGCGACGTTGACCGAGAAGGGACGCGGCCGAGCTCTGCGCCAGGTGTGGCTCGCGAGCGACGCTCCCGTGCTGGCGTACATGGACGTCGACCTGTCGACCGACCTCGCGGCGTTCATGCCGCTCGTGGCGCCGCTGCTGTCAGGGCATTCGGACGTCGCCATCGGATCGCGAATCACACACGGTGCCAACGTGATTCGCGGCACGAAGCGCGGGGTCATCTCGCGCTGCTACAACCACGTGCTCCGCGTGGGGCTGGGTCACGGTTCACCGACGCACAGTGCGGGTTCAAGGCGATCCGGCGCGACGTCGCGCACGAGCTGCTGCCGCTCGTCGAGGACAACACCTGGTTCTTCGACACCGAGCTGCTCGTGCTCGCCGAGCGCTGCGGTCTGCGCATCCACGAGGTGCCGGTCGACTGGTACGACGACCCCGACAGCCGCGTGGACGTCGTCGGCACCGCGACCGACGACCTGCGGGGCGTGCTGCGGATGCGGCGCGCCCTCCTTCCGGTCGGGGGCGCTGCCGGTGGCGTCGATCAAGGAGCAGCTCGGTCGAGGCACGGTCGTGCTCGACGGACCGCACGGCCCGGTCGTGCAGGTCGCGCGCACAGGATCGCCGCTGGGCGGGCAGGTCATGCGGTTCGCGGCGGTCGGGGTGGCGAGCACGGTCGTCCACCTCGGGCTGTTCGCGGCGTTCGTCGCAGGCGGCACGGGTCGGCAGGTCGCCAACCTGGTCGCGCTGCTCATGGCGACCGTGCTCAACACGACCGCCAACCGGGCGTGGACGTTCGGCGTACGCGGTCGGTCACGGCTGCTGGTGCAGCACGGCCAGGCGTTGGCCGTCTTCGCCCTCACGTGGGGTACGACGGCCGCTGCCCTCGCCGTGCTCGGCGCCACCTCCGACGGTGCGAGCGCAGCGGCGGCGACCGTCGTGGTCGCCGGGGCGAACGTCGTCGCCACCGTGGCGCGGTTCGTGGCCATGCGTCGGTGGATCTTCCGCGCCCCAGCGCGGATCGCCGCCTGA
- a CDS encoding ArnT family glycosyltransferase: MDTMTFSPGSSASRRHEATDAPGGGHAALRSRGRRWWRGPDDDPRWARPALLALLVATAAFYLINLTASGYANAFYSAAVQAGSQSWKAFFYGSSDAASSITVDKPPASLWLMALSVRVLGLSSFAILLPQVLMGVGTVGVVYAAVKRCTSAAAGLIAGAVMALTPVAVLMFRFNNPDALLTLLMALGAWATMRSIEKGSVRWMAIVGAFIGLGFLTKTLQVLLVVPFFGIAYLVAARTSLRRRVIGSIVGVAAMVLSAGWWIAVVELMPASMRPYIGGSQHNSFLELTFGYNGLGRINGNETGSVGGGGGGNVGGGWGETGLFRMFSSSIGGQISWLVPSALVLLVIGLVLRGRAPRTDLRRAAYLVWGGWLLVTTLTFSFMAGIFHEYYTVALAPAIAALVGIGAWEAWEHRDRSIGSVTLAAATAAAATWSFILLSRVESFGPLRIGVLAVGMAAALMLLTLRWMHRRAIPVVVAAALVAGLAGPAAYSVDTVATGHTGSIVTAGPSSGGSGGFGGGRPPGGMTGAMPGAPGGTTQQGGTTQQGGTTQQGQRGTTASGAPGGGIGGLLDASTASSAVVKALQQDASSYTWVAAAIGSQNAAGLQLGSELPVMAIGGFNGSDPSPTLAQFRQYVAQGKIHYFLAGGGMGGGMGGNGAGSQISSWVQQNFTAVTIDGQTFYDLTRPTSGS, encoded by the coding sequence ATGGACACCATGACCTTCTCCCCCGGCTCCTCCGCGAGCCGCCGGCACGAGGCGACCGATGCACCGGGCGGCGGGCATGCCGCACTCCGGTCACGGGGTCGACGCTGGTGGCGCGGCCCCGACGACGACCCTCGGTGGGCTCGCCCCGCGCTCCTCGCTCTGCTGGTCGCGACCGCCGCGTTCTACCTGATCAACCTCACCGCCAGCGGCTACGCCAACGCGTTCTACTCCGCGGCCGTGCAGGCCGGCAGCCAGAGCTGGAAGGCGTTCTTCTACGGCAGCTCCGACGCGGCGAGCTCGATCACGGTCGACAAGCCGCCGGCGTCGCTGTGGCTGATGGCGCTGTCGGTCAGGGTCCTCGGCCTCAGCTCGTTCGCGATCCTGCTGCCGCAGGTGCTGATGGGTGTCGGCACCGTCGGTGTCGTGTACGCCGCGGTGAAGCGCTGCACCTCCGCGGCGGCCGGTCTGATCGCCGGTGCGGTCATGGCGCTCACCCCTGTCGCCGTGCTGATGTTCCGGTTCAACAACCCGGACGCGCTGCTGACGTTGCTGATGGCCCTGGGCGCGTGGGCCACGATGCGCTCGATCGAGAAGGGCTCCGTCCGATGGATGGCCATAGTCGGTGCCTTCATCGGCCTCGGCTTCCTGACCAAGACCCTTCAGGTCCTGCTGGTCGTCCCGTTCTTCGGCATCGCCTACCTCGTTGCTGCGCGAACGTCGTTGCGCCGCAGGGTGATCGGCAGCATCGTCGGTGTCGCAGCGATGGTGCTCTCGGCCGGCTGGTGGATCGCGGTCGTCGAGCTGATGCCGGCCAGCATGCGCCCCTACATCGGTGGCAGCCAGCACAACTCCTTCCTCGAGCTGACCTTCGGCTACAACGGACTCGGCCGCATCAACGGCAACGAGACCGGCTCGGTCGGCGGGGGTGGCGGCGGCAACGTGGGCGGCGGCTGGGGCGAGACCGGCCTGTTCCGGATGTTCTCCTCCTCCATCGGCGGTCAGATCAGCTGGCTCGTCCCGTCGGCGCTCGTCCTGCTGGTCATCGGACTGGTGCTGCGCGGACGCGCGCCGCGCACCGACCTGCGCCGGGCGGCGTACCTCGTCTGGGGTGGCTGGCTGCTCGTCACGACGCTGACCTTCTCGTTCATGGCCGGGATCTTCCACGAGTACTACACCGTGGCTCTGGCCCCTGCGATCGCTGCTCTCGTCGGCATCGGCGCCTGGGAGGCGTGGGAGCACCGCGACCGCTCGATCGGCTCGGTCACCCTCGCAGCGGCGACCGCGGCGGCCGCGACCTGGTCGTTCATCCTGCTGTCCCGCGTCGAGTCGTTCGGTCCCCTGCGCATCGGCGTCCTCGCGGTCGGCATGGCTGCCGCACTCATGCTGCTCACCCTGCGGTGGATGCACCGCCGGGCGATCCCCGTGGTCGTCGCGGCCGCACTGGTCGCCGGCCTCGCCGGGCCAGCGGCGTACAGCGTAGACACCGTCGCGACCGGTCACACCGGGTCCATCGTCACGGCCGGCCCGAGCTCGGGTGGCTCGGGCGGGTTCGGCGGCGGTCGTCCCCCGGGTGGGATGACCGGCGCGATGCCGGGCGCGCCTGGCGGCACCACCCAGCAGGGCGGTACGACCCAGCAGGGCGGTACGACCCAGCAGGGGCAGCGGGGTACGACGGCGTCCGGCGCACCTGGCGGCGGCATCGGCGGCCTGCTCGACGCCTCGACGGCGAGCAGTGCGGTGGTGAAGGCACTGCAGCAGGACGCGTCGTCGTACACCTGGGTCGCTGCAGCCATCGGCTCGCAGAACGCCGCCGGGCTGCAGCTCGGGAGCGAGCTGCCCGTCATGGCGATCGGCGGGTTCAACGGTTCCGACCCGAGCCCGACGCTCGCCCAGTTCAGGCAGTACGTCGCGCAGGGCAAGATCCACTATTTCCTCGCAGGAGGAGGCATGGGCGGCGGAATGGGCGGCAACGGGGCGGGCAGCCAGATCAGCAGCTGGGTCCAGCAGAACTTCACGGCCGTGACCATCGACGGCCAGACGTTCTACGACCTCACCCGACCGACCTCGGGCAGCTGA
- a CDS encoding PhoX family protein gives MTCHYRCDDACSKPIANESDNSYFGDIVREGISRRTALKATGVTAAVAGLAVAAGAQPAAAAPGSAAKAKTSPFVYDFEATAPQPFTTDDVITPEGFTWKPLVKWGDPIVAGAPEFDFDNQTAAAQEKQFGYNCDYVGLVRDRHDHKGVLVVNNEYTNDELMFRGYTGASGLTDEQIKITMAAHGLSVVEVHKAGREWKALLGARRNRRITATTPFELDGPAAGSTLVRTKADPTGRRVLGTVGNCAGGTTPWGTILSGEENFNGYFKATAAPAGQEAAFARYGLTGSTGRAWEKVDPRFDAAQEPNESNRFGYIVEVDPLDPTSTPRKHTAMGRFKHEGANVSVAPDGRVVAVMGDDERFDYMYKFVSKKKYVEGDRKHNLTLLSEGDLYVAKFTGDGFEDGVSDGTGEWLPLVVDGKSKVAGMSVEEVLVHTRLAADKVGPTKMDRPEDVELNPVNKRVYAALTNNSKRVPSQIDEANPRASNKHGQVIELTAPGNDHTQATFTWKLVLVCGDPNDPATYFNGFDRREVSPISCPDNVAFDSVGNLWISTDGNALGNADAFFMMPLEGPHKGHLKQFHTVPHGAESAGPLIVDDTTVFCAVQHPGEVDGASPSNVQSQFPYDGTGQPRPSVIQVFADKPGRR, from the coding sequence ATGACCTGCCACTACCGCTGTGACGACGCGTGCTCCAAGCCGATCGCCAACGAGTCGGACAACTCCTACTTCGGCGACATCGTCCGCGAGGGCATCAGCCGCCGTACCGCGCTCAAGGCCACCGGCGTGACCGCCGCGGTGGCCGGCCTCGCCGTCGCCGCTGGCGCCCAGCCCGCCGCCGCCGCGCCGGGCTCGGCCGCGAAGGCCAAGACCTCTCCGTTCGTCTACGACTTCGAGGCCACCGCGCCGCAGCCGTTCACGACCGACGACGTCATCACGCCCGAGGGCTTCACCTGGAAGCCGCTGGTCAAGTGGGGCGACCCGATCGTCGCCGGCGCCCCCGAGTTCGACTTCGACAACCAGACCGCCGCCGCGCAGGAGAAGCAGTTCGGCTACAACTGCGACTACGTCGGGCTGGTCCGCGACCGCCACGACCACAAGGGCGTCCTCGTCGTCAACAACGAATACACCAACGACGAGCTGATGTTCCGCGGCTACACCGGCGCCTCCGGCCTCACCGACGAGCAGATCAAGATCACGATGGCCGCGCACGGCCTGTCCGTCGTCGAGGTCCACAAGGCCGGTCGTGAGTGGAAGGCCCTGCTCGGCGCCCGCCGCAACCGCCGCATCACCGCCACGACGCCGTTCGAGCTCGACGGCCCGGCGGCCGGCTCCACGCTGGTCCGCACGAAGGCCGACCCGACCGGCCGCCGCGTGCTCGGCACGGTCGGCAACTGCGCCGGTGGCACGACCCCGTGGGGCACGATCCTGTCGGGTGAGGAGAACTTCAACGGCTACTTCAAGGCCACTGCCGCGCCCGCCGGCCAGGAGGCGGCGTTCGCCCGCTACGGCCTGACCGGCTCGACCGGCCGCGCCTGGGAGAAGGTCGACCCCCGCTTCGACGCCGCGCAGGAGCCCAACGAGTCGAACCGGTTCGGCTACATCGTCGAGGTCGACCCGCTCGACCCGACCTCGACGCCGCGCAAGCACACCGCGATGGGCCGCTTCAAGCACGAGGGCGCCAACGTCTCGGTCGCCCCCGACGGTCGCGTCGTCGCAGTCATGGGCGACGACGAGCGCTTCGACTACATGTACAAGTTCGTCTCGAAGAAGAAGTACGTCGAGGGCGACCGCAAGCACAACCTCACGCTGCTGTCCGAGGGTGACCTCTACGTCGCGAAGTTCACCGGCGACGGCTTCGAGGACGGCGTCAGCGACGGCACCGGCGAGTGGCTGCCCCTGGTCGTCGACGGCAAGTCCAAGGTCGCCGGCATGTCCGTCGAGGAGGTGCTGGTCCACACCCGCCTCGCCGCGGACAAGGTCGGCCCGACCAAGATGGACCGCCCCGAGGACGTGGAGCTCAACCCGGTCAACAAGCGCGTCTACGCCGCCCTGACCAACAACTCCAAGCGTGTCCCGAGCCAGATCGACGAAGCCAACCCGCGCGCCAGCAACAAGCACGGCCAGGTCATCGAGCTCACGGCTCCGGGCAACGACCACACCCAGGCGACGTTCACCTGGAAGCTCGTCCTCGTCTGTGGCGACCCGAACGACCCGGCCACGTACTTCAACGGGTTCGACCGCAGGGAGGTCAGCCCGATCTCCTGCCCCGACAACGTCGCCTTCGACTCGGTCGGCAACCTGTGGATCTCCACCGACGGCAACGCTCTCGGCAACGCCGACGCGTTCTTCATGATGCCGCTCGAGGGCCCGCACAAGGGTCACCTCAAGCAGTTCCACACCGTCCCGCACGGTGCCGAGTCGGCCGGTCCGCTCATCGTCGACGACACCACCGTGTTCTGCGCCGTGCAGCACCCGGGCGAGGTCGACGGCGCGTCGCCGAGCAACGTCCAGTCGCAGTTCCCGTACGACGGCACGGGCCAGCCGCGCCCGTCCGTCATCCAGGTGTTCGCCGACAAGCCCGGCCGTCGCTGA
- a CDS encoding alanine racemase, producing MDLDNRPTSGPTGPGALGGGLDGVAAPTAVIDLGVLLANAREMRERAGRLPIRLASKSIRVRGLIERLLGEDGYAGVLAYSAAEARWLVGHGVNNVVVAYPTVDRATLRAISADERLASEVAFMVDLPEHVQLVSECAVDHPLRVAIDVDCSLRVGPVAIGAHRSSVHRPADAERIAALVTSTAGVRLAGVMFYDAQIAGVPDSSAAVRLMKKASLRELAHRRSRVLAAVTRHASLDFVNAGGTGSLHLLRDEPGLTDLAAGSGLFTPTLFDQYDGAHLHPAAYFVSPVVRKPSDDVVVTYSGGYVASGPPGESRVPHVAFPAGLRTFGQEGTGEVQTPLRGNAARALRVGDLVWFRHAKAGEMCERFDEVVLLEQGRVAGRLPTYRGEGQNFG from the coding sequence GTGGACTTGGACAACCGACCAACTTCCGGGCCGACGGGTCCCGGAGCACTCGGAGGCGGGCTCGACGGCGTTGCCGCCCCGACCGCGGTCATCGACCTCGGGGTGCTGCTGGCCAACGCGCGTGAGATGCGCGAGCGTGCCGGCCGCCTGCCGATCCGCCTGGCCTCCAAGTCGATCCGGGTGCGCGGGCTCATCGAGCGACTGCTGGGCGAGGACGGGTACGCCGGTGTGCTGGCCTACTCCGCCGCCGAGGCCCGGTGGCTGGTCGGCCACGGGGTCAACAACGTCGTGGTCGCCTACCCGACGGTCGACCGGGCGACTCTGCGGGCGATCAGCGCCGATGAGCGCCTGGCGTCCGAGGTCGCGTTCATGGTCGACCTGCCCGAGCACGTACAGCTGGTGTCGGAGTGCGCGGTCGACCACCCGCTGCGGGTCGCCATCGACGTCGACTGCTCCCTGCGCGTCGGGCCGGTCGCCATCGGCGCCCACCGCTCCAGTGTCCACAGACCGGCCGACGCCGAACGGATCGCCGCGCTCGTGACCAGCACGGCCGGCGTACGCCTGGCGGGAGTGATGTTCTACGACGCTCAGATCGCCGGCGTGCCCGACTCCAGCGCGGCGGTGCGGCTGATGAAGAAGGCCTCGTTGCGTGAGCTCGCGCACCGCAGGTCGCGCGTGCTGGCAGCGGTCACACGCCATGCGTCCCTCGACTTCGTCAACGCGGGCGGCACCGGCAGCCTGCACCTGCTGCGCGACGAGCCGGGTCTCACCGACCTGGCCGCCGGCTCCGGCCTCTTCACACCGACGCTGTTCGACCAGTACGACGGCGCGCACCTGCACCCCGCGGCGTACTTCGTGTCACCGGTGGTCCGCAAGCCGTCCGACGACGTGGTCGTGACCTATTCCGGCGGCTACGTCGCCAGCGGTCCGCCCGGTGAGTCCCGGGTGCCGCACGTCGCGTTCCCGGCAGGGCTGCGGACCTTCGGGCAGGAGGGCACCGGTGAGGTGCAGACTCCGTTGCGTGGCAACGCAGCTCGAGCGCTGCGGGTCGGCGACCTGGTCTGGTTCAGGCACGCCAAGGCGGGTGAGATGTGCGAGCGGTTCGACGAGGTCGTGCTGCTCGAGCAGGGGCGGGTCGCGGGTCGGCTGCCGACGTACCGAGGTGAGGGGCAGAACTTTGGCTGA
- a CDS encoding D-arabinono-1,4-lactone oxidase, whose protein sequence is MADKQRWANWAGTVTADAVDVYAPRDTADVAEAVALAACTGRKVKPIGSGHSFTAVGQPVDLQLQMQRVSGVVAHDVSTGRVRVRAGTPLHVLNPALERLGLAMPNLGDIDRQTISGALSTGTHGTGLRFTGLSGFVVGVEMVLADGSIVRYDDAHRPDLVPAAALGLGALGVVTEYELQCVPAFLLKAHEAPSTLDAVLGSLDETVDAADHFEFYWFPHTDRVLTKTSTRISDPGQRAPLPRWREVLDDQLLSNTLFEGINRLTTAVPQAIPRVNQVSGRALSERTYTDSSYKIFATQRTVRFRESEFAVPRAVVPELLAELKAYCDRRDELVAFPVEVRFAAADDRWLSTAFGRETGYVAIHQYHRRDHRAYFDAFWSMLRSIEGARPHWGKMHDLTAADLRPRYERYDDFVALRDELDPERVFENPYLATVLG, encoded by the coding sequence TTGGCTGACAAGCAGCGCTGGGCGAACTGGGCCGGCACCGTGACCGCCGACGCGGTCGACGTCTACGCACCCCGCGACACCGCCGACGTCGCCGAGGCCGTGGCGCTCGCCGCGTGTACGGGCCGCAAGGTCAAGCCGATCGGCTCCGGTCACTCGTTCACCGCCGTCGGTCAGCCGGTCGACCTCCAGCTGCAGATGCAGCGCGTGAGCGGCGTGGTCGCGCACGACGTCTCGACCGGGCGGGTCCGGGTGCGCGCCGGCACGCCGCTGCACGTGCTCAACCCGGCGCTGGAACGCCTCGGGCTGGCCATGCCCAACCTCGGTGACATCGACCGGCAGACGATCTCGGGCGCGCTCTCGACGGGGACGCACGGCACCGGTCTGCGGTTCACCGGCCTGTCCGGGTTCGTGGTCGGAGTCGAGATGGTGCTCGCCGACGGCAGTATCGTCCGGTACGACGACGCCCACCGTCCCGACCTGGTCCCCGCCGCGGCGCTCGGCCTGGGTGCGCTCGGAGTCGTCACCGAGTACGAGCTGCAGTGCGTCCCGGCGTTCCTGCTGAAGGCGCACGAGGCGCCGTCCACACTCGATGCGGTGCTCGGCTCGCTCGACGAGACCGTCGACGCAGCAGACCATTTCGAGTTCTACTGGTTCCCGCACACCGACCGCGTCCTGACCAAGACCAGCACGCGCATCAGCGATCCGGGGCAGCGTGCGCCGTTGCCTCGGTGGCGGGAGGTGCTCGACGACCAGCTGCTGTCCAACACGCTGTTCGAGGGCATCAACCGGCTGACCACCGCTGTGCCGCAAGCGATCCCGCGGGTCAACCAGGTGTCGGGCCGGGCGCTGTCCGAGCGCACCTACACCGATTCGTCGTACAAGATCTTCGCGACCCAGCGCACCGTGAGGTTCCGCGAGTCGGAGTTCGCCGTTCCGCGGGCCGTCGTGCCCGAGCTGCTCGCCGAGCTCAAGGCGTACTGCGACCGGCGGGACGAGCTCGTGGCCTTCCCGGTCGAGGTGCGCTTCGCGGCGGCCGACGACCGTTGGCTGTCAACGGCTTTCGGCCGCGAGACCGGCTACGTCGCGATCCACCAGTACCACCGGCGTGACCACCGGGCGTACTTCGACGCGTTCTGGTCGATGCTGCGCTCGATCGAAGGTGCGCGCCCGCACTGGGGCAAGATGCACGACCTCACTGCGGCCGATCTGCGCCCGAGATACGAGCGGTACGACGACTTCGTCGCCCTGCGCGACGAGCTCGACCCGGAGCGTGTGTTCGAGAACCCTTATCTGGCAACGGTTCTCGGCTAG
- a CDS encoding AbrB/MazE/SpoVT family DNA-binding domain-containing protein: MDVAAKITSKGQVTVPKSVRDALGVKEGDMLVFRVKGHQASVAATPDLIDLAGVVGVPDDVRDKGWSEIKVRAWQARADRVAGRRATSD, from the coding sequence ATGGATGTGGCAGCCAAGATCACCAGCAAGGGGCAGGTCACCGTGCCCAAGTCCGTGCGCGATGCCCTCGGTGTCAAGGAGGGCGACATGCTCGTTTTCCGCGTCAAGGGCCACCAGGCCTCCGTCGCCGCAACGCCCGATCTGATTGACCTCGCCGGCGTGGTGGGCGTGCCCGACGACGTTCGCGACAAGGGCTGGTCCGAGATCAAGGTCCGCGCCTGGCAGGCGCGCGCCGACCGTGTGGCCGGCCGACGTGCGACCTCCGACTGA
- a CDS encoding PIN domain-containing protein encodes MVDYLDTNVLIRHLTGDPADQAERATAMLASGVTFALPHLIVAETVYVLQSVYRVARSDVAELVRAIVNSPRIVVDSRDTVLRTVEIYEQYRLDFADAYLVARAEHDGDTSVISFDRGIDKVGTIERVEP; translated from the coding sequence ATGGTCGACTACCTCGACACCAACGTCCTGATCCGTCACCTGACCGGCGACCCTGCGGACCAGGCCGAGCGCGCAACCGCCATGCTCGCGAGCGGCGTGACGTTCGCCCTGCCTCACCTGATTGTCGCCGAGACGGTCTACGTCCTGCAGTCGGTCTATCGCGTGGCTCGCTCCGACGTCGCCGAGCTTGTCCGTGCCATCGTCAACAGTCCGCGCATCGTGGTCGACAGCCGCGACACGGTACTGCGGACCGTGGAGATCTACGAGCAGTACCGGCTCGACTTCGCCGACGCATATCTGGTGGCACGCGCCGAACACGACGGCGACACATCTGTGATCTCGTTTGACCGAGGCATCGACAAGGTGGGGACCATCGAGCGAGTCGAACCGTGA
- a CDS encoding acyl-CoA dehydrogenase family protein: MIDSMCSPSWASFTGAAAVTDAQPEAAVRRFVEGDVLPHQDQWERDGELPRSLHQRAAALGLIGAGFPASVGGGDGDLVDAMTIAEELHHAGGAGGLFASLFTSGIALPHLIAAGDPAQVERWVRPTLAGELIGSLAITEPGGGSDVGHLSTTARRDGDHYVVNGAKTYIASGCRADFVVTAVRTGDAGAGGLSLLVVEKGTPGFEVSRRLDKMGWLCSDTAELSYTDVRVPASNLIGAENSGFAQIAGGFVTERVALATQAYASAQRCLDLAVAWCRDRETFGRPLISRQTVQHTLTEMARRIDVARVYTRSVAERHAAGEHDLITQVCFAKNTAVEAGEWVAREAMQLFGGMGYMRESEVERKYRDMRILAIGGGTSEIMTDLAGKLFGYTSR, from the coding sequence ATGATCGACTCGATGTGCTCGCCGAGCTGGGCGAGCTTCACCGGCGCTGCGGCAGTGACCGACGCGCAGCCGGAGGCGGCCGTGCGCCGCTTCGTCGAGGGCGACGTGCTGCCGCACCAGGACCAGTGGGAGCGCGACGGCGAGCTGCCACGGTCGCTGCACCAGCGCGCGGCTGCGCTCGGACTGATCGGCGCAGGCTTCCCCGCGTCGGTCGGCGGCGGTGACGGCGACCTGGTCGACGCCATGACGATCGCCGAGGAGCTGCACCACGCGGGTGGCGCGGGCGGGCTCTTCGCGTCGCTGTTCACCTCGGGCATCGCACTCCCCCACCTCATCGCGGCGGGCGATCCTGCGCAGGTCGAACGGTGGGTGCGGCCGACGCTCGCGGGCGAGCTGATCGGCTCGCTCGCGATCACCGAGCCCGGCGGCGGCTCCGACGTCGGCCACCTGAGCACCACTGCGCGCCGCGACGGCGACCACTACGTCGTCAACGGCGCCAAGACCTACATCGCCTCAGGGTGCCGCGCCGACTTCGTCGTGACCGCGGTGCGCACGGGCGACGCCGGCGCCGGCGGTCTTTCGCTGCTCGTGGTCGAGAAGGGCACGCCGGGCTTCGAGGTGTCACGCAGGCTCGACAAGATGGGCTGGCTGTGCTCCGACACCGCCGAGCTCTCGTACACCGACGTGCGCGTGCCCGCGAGCAACCTGATCGGCGCCGAGAACTCCGGATTCGCCCAGATCGCAGGCGGATTCGTCACCGAACGGGTGGCCTTGGCCACCCAGGCGTACGCGTCCGCCCAGCGTTGCCTCGATCTCGCCGTCGCGTGGTGCCGAGACCGCGAGACGTTCGGGCGCCCGCTCATCAGCCGCCAGACCGTGCAGCACACGCTCACCGAGATGGCCCGGCGCATCGATGTCGCGCGCGTCTACACACGATCGGTGGCCGAGCGTCATGCCGCCGGCGAGCACGACCTGATCACGCAGGTCTGCTTCGCCAAGAACACCGCAGTCGAGGCCGGCGAGTGGGTGGCACGTGAGGCCATGCAGCTCTTCGGCGGCATGGGCTACATGCGTGAGAGCGAGGTCGAGCGGAAGTACCGCGACATGCGCATCCTCGCCATCGGCGGTGGCACGTCCGAGATCATGACCGACCTGGCCGGCAAGCTGTTCGGCTACACCTCGCGCTGA